One Bacillus sp. FJAT-52991 genomic region harbors:
- the flhB gene encoding flagellar biosynthesis protein FlhB: MRRLQLDLQFFAGEKTEKATPKKRQDSRKKGQVAKSQDVNTAISLLAIFGFLFVGAAFMGKHILGFFRHSLQNYMLMPVTEANLKIIVLETMQQLIYILGPVMLVALLAGLAANYLQVGFLLTGEPLKPKLEKIDPIKGFKRIFALRALVELLKSILKIGFVGTATFIVLWSNIEEVLKLSFKSVSDALQTVGVLTLKMGLAASMALLFLALLDYLYQKYDFEKNIRMSKQDIKDEYKNAEGDPLIKSQMKQRQREMAMRRMMQEVPEADVVITNPTHYAIALKYDEEKLDAPYVVAKGVDYLAQKIKYIAGENEVTMVENRPLARALYDQAEIGDPIPEEFFKAVAEVLAYVYRVKNKL, encoded by the coding sequence TTGAGAAGGCTACAGTTAGACCTTCAGTTTTTTGCCGGAGAAAAGACTGAAAAAGCCACTCCTAAAAAACGTCAAGACTCTCGAAAAAAAGGGCAAGTCGCGAAGAGTCAAGATGTCAATACTGCGATTAGCTTGCTTGCCATCTTTGGCTTTTTGTTTGTCGGTGCTGCTTTTATGGGAAAGCATATTTTGGGCTTTTTTCGACATTCATTACAAAACTATATGTTAATGCCTGTGACGGAGGCGAATTTAAAGATAATTGTGCTTGAAACTATGCAGCAGCTTATCTACATTCTTGGTCCGGTGATGCTAGTGGCACTACTTGCGGGATTAGCAGCTAATTATTTGCAAGTTGGTTTTTTATTAACTGGTGAACCGCTCAAGCCGAAGTTAGAAAAGATCGATCCAATTAAAGGATTTAAGCGTATTTTTGCGTTAAGAGCACTCGTAGAACTGCTAAAGTCTATTTTGAAAATTGGATTTGTTGGGACTGCTACATTTATCGTGCTCTGGTCGAATATTGAAGAAGTATTAAAGCTGTCTTTTAAATCAGTCTCCGATGCATTACAGACAGTAGGTGTACTGACTTTAAAAATGGGGCTCGCGGCCTCCATGGCGCTGTTGTTTCTCGCTCTTCTCGATTACTTATATCAAAAGTATGATTTTGAGAAAAACATCCGCATGTCAAAGCAAGACATTAAGGACGAATATAAGAATGCCGAAGGGGACCCGCTAATCAAATCACAGATGAAACAAAGGCAACGTGAAATGGCGATGAGGAGAATGATGCAAGAGGTCCCTGAAGCAGATGTTGTTATTACCAACCCTACTCATTACGCGATTGCGTTAAAATATGATGAAGAAAAGCTAGACGCCCCCTATGTTGTTGCCAAGGGAGTCGATTATTTAGCTCAAAAGATCAAGTATATCGCGGGTGAAAATGAAGTAACAATGGTGGAAAACAGGCCGCTGGCTAGAGCTTTATATGACCAAGCAGAAATTGGTGATCCGATACCTGAAGAATTTTTTAAAGCAGTAGCGGAAGTATTAGCTTATGTTTACCGAGTGAAAAATAAATTGTAA
- the flhA gene encoding flagellar biosynthesis protein FlhA, with protein MQARDISVLLSVILIVAMLIIPLPSWLLSVLIIVNISLALLVLLISMNMREALEFSIFPSLLLLLTLFRLGLNVSTTRSILSKGEAGGVVETFGTFVVGGNIVVGMVVFLILIIIQFIVITKGSERVSEVAARFTLDAMPGKQMSIDADLNAGMISEQEARERREKVSREADFYGAMDGATKFVKGDAIAGIIIVIINLIFGIIIGTVQQGLSLSEAAARYSLLTVGDGIVSQVPALLISTATGIVVTRAASKGNLGEDVMSQLLAYPMMLYVAAGTIFLLGVATPISDLLTIPIAGLLAGGAFMLQRAPEKDEVDLIEAEEEIETAELKSPESVVNLLNIDPIEFEFGYGLIPLADATQGGDLLDRVVMIRRQLAIELGLVIPVVRIRDNIQLQPNEYQIKIKGSVMAQGDLLLDHYLAMSPGEEDDSIEGIDTIEPSFGLPAKWITEEMKEQAEILGYTVVDPPSVVSTHLTEVIKANAHELLGRQETQQLIEHLKEAYPILVEEVTPNPLSVGEVQKVLAKLLKENISIRNLPVIFETLADFGKMSSDTDLLTEYVRQALARQITRQYIESDDSLKVITLSGGIEKLIADSVQQTEHGNFLSLDPMDSQRIIEAMAAQVEQVSFMQQTPIILCSPAIRMYIKQLSERYFPQLPILSYNELEPNVEVQSVGVVNID; from the coding sequence ATGCAAGCAAGAGATATCTCCGTGTTATTGAGTGTAATTTTAATAGTTGCCATGTTAATTATTCCGTTGCCATCATGGTTATTGAGTGTATTAATCATTGTTAATATTTCTCTTGCACTTTTAGTTTTACTTATTTCGATGAATATGCGAGAGGCATTGGAGTTTTCAATTTTCCCATCGCTTTTACTATTGTTGACATTATTCCGTTTAGGGCTAAATGTGTCTACCACTCGTTCGATCTTAAGTAAGGGTGAAGCAGGTGGCGTTGTTGAGACGTTCGGAACATTTGTTGTCGGCGGAAATATAGTCGTTGGGATGGTTGTCTTTTTAATCTTAATTATTATTCAGTTTATTGTTATTACAAAAGGATCTGAACGTGTGTCTGAGGTGGCCGCTCGCTTCACTCTTGATGCGATGCCAGGGAAACAAATGAGTATTGACGCCGATTTAAATGCCGGAATGATTTCTGAACAAGAAGCGAGAGAACGCCGGGAAAAGGTTAGCCGTGAAGCAGACTTTTATGGAGCGATGGACGGTGCGACCAAGTTTGTGAAAGGTGATGCGATCGCCGGTATTATCATCGTCATCATTAATCTAATTTTTGGTATTATCATCGGTACTGTTCAACAAGGATTGTCATTATCGGAGGCGGCCGCACGATATTCCTTATTAACGGTAGGAGATGGAATTGTCTCACAAGTTCCAGCCCTATTAATTTCTACAGCGACAGGGATTGTGGTGACAAGAGCAGCTTCGAAAGGAAATTTAGGCGAGGACGTTATGTCTCAGTTACTCGCTTATCCGATGATGCTGTATGTCGCAGCAGGAACGATTTTTTTATTAGGGGTTGCGACACCTATTAGCGATTTATTAACGATACCGATTGCGGGTCTGTTAGCAGGAGGAGCCTTCATGCTACAAAGAGCGCCGGAGAAGGATGAGGTAGACTTGATCGAAGCTGAAGAAGAAATTGAAACAGCAGAGTTAAAGAGTCCTGAAAGTGTCGTTAATTTATTAAATATTGATCCGATTGAATTTGAATTTGGATATGGTTTGATTCCATTAGCAGATGCTACACAAGGTGGAGATTTACTAGATCGGGTAGTAATGATTCGCCGTCAACTTGCCATTGAGTTAGGGTTAGTCATTCCGGTTGTCCGCATTCGTGATAATATTCAACTTCAACCAAATGAATATCAGATTAAAATTAAAGGTAGTGTCATGGCACAAGGAGATTTGCTATTAGACCATTATTTAGCGATGAGTCCAGGTGAAGAAGATGATTCAATTGAAGGAATTGATACGATTGAACCTTCTTTTGGTTTACCGGCTAAATGGATTACAGAGGAAATGAAAGAGCAGGCTGAAATACTGGGCTATACCGTGGTCGACCCTCCAAGTGTAGTATCGACACATTTAACAGAAGTGATTAAAGCAAATGCGCATGAATTACTTGGTCGTCAAGAAACGCAGCAATTGATTGAACATTTGAAAGAAGCGTACCCAATTTTAGTAGAAGAAGTGACACCAAATCCATTGTCTGTAGGAGAAGTGCAAAAGGTATTGGCTAAGTTACTGAAAGAAAATATTTCCATCAGAAACTTACCAGTCATATTTGAAACTCTCGCGGATTTTGGCAAAATGTCATCAGATACCGATCTATTAACGGAGTATGTCCGTCAGGCACTTGCAAGGCAAATTACAAGACAATACATAGAAAGTGATGATTCTTTAAAAGTAATCACGCTTTCTGGTGGAATTGAAAAATTAATAGCCGATAGTGTCCAACAAACAGAACATGGAAACTTTTTATCATTAGATCCAATGGATTCTCAACGAATAATTGAAGCGATGGCTGCTCAAGTGGAGCAAGTTTCTTTTATGCAGCAAACACCGATTATTCTATGTTCACCAGCGATTCGGATGTACATTAAACAATTATCCGAGAGATATTTTCCACAACTTCCGATTCTTTCATATAACGAGCTTGAACCAAATGTTGAAGTGCAAAGTGTTGGGGTGGTGAACATAGATTGA
- the flhF gene encoding flagellar biosynthesis protein FlhF: protein MKVKKYRASSMQEAMKKIRADLGKQAVILQSKTVYTGGFFGLFKKKAIEVVAAIDPHARPEVKEKPRMVPMIEKSQPTVQSINNAEVLSKEVKELKKILEQYSRDNQKVLEGVPEELQPPLVVLKEQEVSDALIMELKQALLLKWKNSKGHVDEQEALAWAKEWLLHKIKPLQERADQKKKYINIVGPTGVGKTTTLAKMAADSVLEKGKKVAFISTDTYRIAAINQLKTYADLLKVPMHVAYKAEDFTGIIKQLEDCDIVYIDTAGRNYRDERYVKELKNMISFEEEVESYLVVALTSKENDLKEIIDKFSLIPIQKFIFTKMDETKTHGTLLNLMCHFQKGVAFIANGQNVPDDLMEIDAETIVDIIFGEDV from the coding sequence TTGAAAGTAAAAAAATATCGGGCTTCCTCTATGCAAGAAGCCATGAAAAAAATTCGAGCGGATCTAGGGAAACAAGCGGTTATTCTTCAATCAAAAACGGTCTATACAGGTGGCTTTTTCGGCTTATTTAAAAAGAAAGCGATTGAAGTCGTAGCTGCAATTGATCCGCATGCTCGCCCGGAAGTGAAAGAAAAGCCTCGAATGGTTCCAATGATTGAAAAAAGCCAACCTACAGTTCAATCCATAAACAATGCGGAGGTGCTCTCTAAAGAAGTAAAAGAGTTAAAAAAAATATTAGAGCAGTATTCTCGTGACAACCAAAAAGTTCTTGAAGGTGTACCAGAAGAATTGCAGCCACCATTAGTCGTATTAAAAGAGCAGGAAGTGTCAGACGCTTTAATTATGGAGTTAAAGCAAGCTCTGTTATTAAAATGGAAGAACTCCAAGGGGCATGTGGACGAACAAGAGGCGCTTGCGTGGGCGAAAGAATGGTTATTACACAAAATTAAGCCGTTACAAGAAAGAGCGGATCAAAAGAAAAAATATATCAATATTGTTGGACCAACGGGTGTTGGAAAAACGACCACATTAGCAAAAATGGCGGCTGACAGTGTGTTGGAAAAAGGGAAGAAAGTCGCCTTTATCTCCACTGACACGTACAGAATTGCAGCTATTAATCAATTAAAAACGTATGCTGATTTACTGAAAGTACCGATGCATGTAGCTTATAAGGCGGAAGACTTCACAGGAATCATCAAACAATTGGAAGACTGCGATATTGTCTACATTGATACAGCAGGACGAAATTACCGTGATGAAAGATATGTGAAAGAATTAAAAAATATGATTTCCTTTGAAGAAGAAGTGGAAAGTTATTTAGTGGTGGCCCTTACGTCGAAAGAAAATGATTTGAAGGAGATTATTGATAAATTTTCTCTTATTCCGATCCAAAAGTTCATTTTTACAAAAATGGATGAGACGAAAACACATGGTACCCTTCTTAATTTGATGTGTCATTTTCAAAAAGGAGTGGCCTTTATCGCGAATGGGCAAAACGTCCCGGATGATTTAATGGAAATCGATGCAGAAACAATCGTTGATATTATTTTTGGTGAAGATGTATGA
- a CDS encoding MinD/ParA family protein produces the protein MTYDQASGLRQKVNRLTGNLAKTVAVVSGKGGVGKSNISMNFGLNLTQYGKKVLIFDMDIGMGNIHVLSGITGERSIVEFFEKGCSLEELIINGTEGVSYILGGSGLSKLIEWDDHYLERWLSAIEELQYQYDYLIFDMGAGVTKESLEILMSVEDIFVVTTPEPTSITDAYSMLKFIHLRGGTNTFYLVCNRAESLAEGREVIMRLQNVVDRFLQREIIELGILPEDRHVKQAVTKQMPFSLAFPHASISTACKTMTNNYLTGSNAPSFNGKSSRFIEKLRHFFMKGRGENEK, from the coding sequence ATGACATATGATCAAGCTTCGGGATTGCGACAAAAGGTCAATCGGTTAACTGGAAATTTAGCAAAAACGGTTGCTGTAGTTAGTGGAAAAGGCGGCGTAGGAAAATCTAATATTTCTATGAATTTTGGCTTAAATTTAACACAGTATGGGAAAAAAGTGCTAATATTTGATATGGATATAGGTATGGGAAATATCCATGTGTTATCAGGTATAACAGGCGAACGCTCCATTGTTGAATTTTTTGAAAAGGGATGCAGCCTTGAAGAGTTGATTATAAATGGAACTGAAGGAGTGTCTTATATACTAGGAGGCTCTGGTTTAAGTAAGTTAATTGAATGGGATGACCATTATTTAGAGCGATGGCTATCCGCGATTGAGGAATTACAATACCAGTATGATTATTTAATTTTTGATATGGGAGCAGGAGTGACAAAAGAATCCTTAGAGATACTGATGTCAGTGGAAGATATTTTTGTGGTGACCACACCTGAGCCTACTTCGATTACTGACGCTTATTCGATGCTTAAGTTTATTCACCTTCGAGGAGGAACGAATACGTTTTATCTTGTATGTAATCGAGCAGAAAGTCTTGCAGAAGGTAGGGAAGTGATCATGCGGCTGCAAAATGTAGTGGACCGCTTTTTGCAAAGGGAGATCATTGAGCTTGGAATATTGCCGGAGGATCGGCATGTGAAACAAGCAGTCACGAAACAAATGCCTTTTTCACTTGCTTTTCCGCATGCTTCGATCTCTACAGCATGTAAGACGATGACGAATAATTATTTGACGGGGTCAAACGCCCCTTCATTTAATGGGAAGTCATCTAGATTTATTGAAAAGCTTCGTCATTTTTTCATGAAAGGCAGGGGTGAAAATGAAAAATAA
- a CDS encoding chemotaxis response regulator protein-glutamate methylesterase, which yields MKNKKVLVVDDSAFMRKLITDILNHHPELDVVATARNGKDAIAKFEKYKPDVMTMDVEMPEMDGLDALSYIMEHKPTPIVMLSSLTKKGTETTMLAMEKGAVDFIAKPSGTISVDLYKIKDELIEKVLAASRANVRPISVFNKPKIHSKPSVKKAHAFPTNRLECSKTNGKTLIVIGTSTGGPRALQSVLTRLPATLNAPVLIVQHMPAGFTHSLAQRLDSLSAISVKEAEDGEILRNNTAYIAPGNYHLKVKKVGVSLAVHLDQTPAVNGHRPSVDVLFESVSEILDYNKVAVVMTGMGADGANGLFKLKETGNGNVSAIAESKDTCVVFGMPRAAIATHVVDEVVPVDQIAETIVKYIP from the coding sequence ATGAAAAATAAAAAAGTACTCGTGGTAGATGATTCAGCTTTTATGAGGAAGTTGATCACCGATATTTTAAATCACCATCCCGAACTTGATGTAGTAGCGACGGCACGTAATGGCAAGGACGCGATTGCGAAATTTGAGAAATACAAGCCGGATGTTATGACGATGGATGTGGAAATGCCTGAGATGGATGGCCTAGATGCGCTGAGCTACATTATGGAGCACAAACCAACACCTATTGTTATGCTTTCAAGTTTAACGAAAAAAGGCACTGAAACAACGATGCTAGCTATGGAAAAAGGCGCGGTTGATTTTATCGCTAAGCCTTCCGGGACTATTTCAGTGGATTTATACAAAATCAAAGATGAGCTGATTGAAAAAGTGTTAGCAGCTAGTCGGGCTAATGTCCGTCCTATCTCTGTATTCAATAAACCGAAAATTCATAGCAAACCGAGTGTTAAAAAAGCACATGCTTTTCCAACTAATAGGCTAGAATGCTCAAAAACAAACGGGAAAACATTAATTGTGATCGGAACGTCAACAGGAGGTCCACGCGCCCTTCAAAGTGTACTAACGAGGCTTCCAGCCACTCTTAATGCACCTGTATTAATTGTTCAACATATGCCGGCAGGCTTTACTCATTCACTTGCTCAAAGGCTAGATTCACTTTCGGCCATTTCTGTTAAAGAAGCGGAAGACGGTGAGATTTTAAGAAATAATACGGCGTATATTGCACCGGGAAATTATCACTTAAAAGTGAAGAAAGTTGGAGTCTCTTTAGCTGTTCATTTAGATCAAACCCCTGCAGTGAATGGACATCGTCCTTCTGTTGATGTGCTTTTTGAGTCGGTAAGTGAGATATTAGACTACAACAAAGTTGCTGTCGTTATGACAGGTATGGGGGCGGACGGTGCTAATGGCTTATTCAAGCTGAAAGAGACGGGAAATGGGAATGTATCGGCTATTGCTGAGTCCAAAGATACATGTGTAGTGTTTGGAATGCCAAGAGCAGCGATTGCTACACATGTAGTAGATGAAGTAGTACCAGTGGATCAAATTGCAGAAACAATTGTTAAGTATATACCTTAG
- a CDS encoding chemotaxis protein CheA, producing the protein MEVNQYLEIFIEESKEHLQAVNENLLVLEKNPEDISIVNEIFRSAHTLKGMSATMGYEDLANLTHKMENVLDAIRNHKIQVTAEILDVVFASIDDLEAMVNDIASGGDGKRDVTAIVEKLLKIENGEALSAASEEVAAAVSEPLAQTSYASEYDEFERTVIGQSREQGFSCLEIEVELRSDCVLKAARVFMVFEVLEKCGEVIKSTPSTEQLEEEKFDEKFIVTIITKDPAQEIESKVKKVSEVVNVTIREVEFEPLNVNAAPQQEVQTEVSKPAENKEVKETKEAKQNKQQAVANKTIRVNIERLDILMNLFEELVIDRGRLEQISGDLNHPELNETVERMSRISGDLQNIILNMRMVPVETVFNRFPRMVRQLARELNKQINLEIIGADTELDRTVIDEIGDPLVHLIRNAIDHGIEKPEDRKAKGKPAEGTVKLKAYHSGNHVFIEIEDDGAGINREKVLSKALAKGVVTEEQALTLSDKQVYELILASGFSTAEQVSDISGRGVGLDVVKTTIESLGGSISIDAYEGKGSIFSIQLPLTLSIISVMLVEVEKEKYAIPLSSIIETAIVKKTDILKAHTQQVIDFRGKVVPLVFLEQIFEVPTVEEKDEYYSIVIVRKGDKMAGLVVDSFIGQQEVVLKSLGNYLTNVFAISGATILGDGQVALIVDCNALIK; encoded by the coding sequence ATGGAAGTGAATCAATATTTAGAAATTTTCATTGAAGAAAGCAAGGAACATTTGCAAGCAGTAAATGAAAATCTTTTAGTTTTGGAGAAAAATCCAGAAGACATCTCAATTGTTAATGAAATCTTTCGTTCAGCCCATACGTTAAAAGGGATGTCTGCAACGATGGGATATGAGGATTTAGCAAACTTAACACATAAAATGGAGAATGTTTTAGATGCGATTCGAAACCATAAAATCCAAGTTACCGCGGAAATATTAGATGTTGTTTTTGCTTCAATTGACGATCTAGAGGCAATGGTCAATGATATTGCCTCTGGTGGAGATGGAAAAAGAGATGTCACCGCCATTGTTGAAAAACTGTTGAAAATTGAAAATGGAGAGGCATTATCAGCAGCTTCTGAAGAAGTAGCTGCAGCAGTGTCTGAACCATTGGCTCAAACATCATACGCATCTGAATACGATGAATTTGAACGGACAGTAATTGGACAATCTAGGGAACAGGGCTTCTCTTGCCTAGAAATTGAAGTTGAATTAAGAAGTGATTGTGTTCTTAAAGCGGCCAGAGTATTTATGGTCTTTGAAGTGCTTGAAAAATGCGGAGAAGTCATTAAATCAACCCCTTCAACGGAACAATTAGAAGAAGAGAAATTTGATGAAAAGTTCATTGTTACCATCATTACGAAAGATCCTGCTCAAGAAATTGAAAGCAAAGTTAAAAAAGTATCAGAAGTCGTGAATGTCACCATTAGGGAAGTAGAGTTTGAACCTTTAAATGTGAATGCAGCACCGCAACAAGAGGTGCAAACAGAGGTTAGCAAGCCGGCTGAAAATAAAGAAGTGAAAGAAACGAAAGAAGCAAAACAAAATAAACAGCAAGCTGTCGCCAATAAAACGATTCGTGTAAATATTGAACGCTTGGATATTTTGATGAATTTATTCGAAGAGCTTGTGATTGATCGTGGAAGGCTAGAACAAATTTCCGGGGATCTTAATCATCCAGAGCTTAATGAAACCGTGGAGCGGATGTCAAGAATTTCTGGTGATTTACAAAATATCATTTTAAACATGAGAATGGTTCCAGTAGAAACGGTGTTCAACCGTTTTCCGAGAATGGTTCGCCAGCTTGCCCGCGAGTTAAACAAGCAAATTAACTTGGAAATTATCGGGGCGGATACCGAGCTTGATCGTACGGTGATTGATGAAATTGGTGATCCTCTTGTTCACTTAATCCGTAACGCGATTGACCATGGCATAGAAAAGCCAGAAGACCGCAAAGCGAAAGGAAAACCTGCTGAAGGAACGGTGAAACTAAAAGCCTACCATAGCGGAAACCATGTATTTATCGAAATTGAAGATGACGGCGCGGGAATCAACAGAGAAAAAGTGTTGAGTAAAGCTCTTGCAAAAGGAGTCGTAACAGAGGAACAGGCGCTTACCCTTTCAGATAAGCAGGTTTATGAACTGATTTTGGCTTCTGGATTCTCTACAGCTGAACAGGTGTCAGATATTTCAGGACGCGGCGTCGGACTCGATGTCGTAAAAACAACGATTGAATCCCTTGGAGGCTCGATTAGTATCGATGCCTACGAAGGAAAAGGCTCTATCTTTTCGATTCAGTTGCCACTGACGTTATCAATCATTTCTGTCATGCTAGTGGAAGTGGAAAAAGAGAAATATGCCATTCCATTGTCTTCGATTATTGAAACAGCGATTGTGAAGAAAACGGATATTTTAAAAGCACATACACAACAAGTCATTGATTTTCGTGGTAAAGTCGTTCCACTTGTTTTCTTAGAACAAATTTTTGAAGTGCCAACTGTTGAAGAAAAAGATGAATACTATTCAATCGTCATTGTTCGAAAAGGCGATAAAATGGCCGGGCTTGTTGTCGATTCCTTTATTGGTCAACAAGAAGTAGTATTGAAATCACTAGGGAATTATTTAACAAATGTTTTTGCTATTTCAGGTGCTACGATTTTAGGAGATGGCCAGGTTGCCTTAATCGTAGATTGTAATGCATTGATTAAATAA
- a CDS encoding chemotaxis protein CheW: MSNMSAPSTIKVIAFQLMDKEYAFPVHQVHSIEKLMHITRVPGTVPFIKGVINLRGVVTPIIDLRNRFNLPDEQYNENTRIIIASFDEMEVGLVVDGANDVLDISSDIIEPQPDVVGSIEAEYITGVAKLEKRLLILLSLEKVFK, encoded by the coding sequence ATGAGTAATATGAGTGCTCCGTCTACAATAAAAGTGATTGCCTTTCAACTAATGGATAAAGAATATGCTTTCCCAGTCCATCAAGTCCATTCTATAGAGAAATTAATGCATATTACTCGAGTTCCAGGTACAGTCCCTTTTATTAAAGGCGTTATTAACTTACGTGGGGTTGTTACACCGATTATTGATTTGCGAAATCGATTTAATCTTCCTGATGAACAATATAATGAGAATACTAGAATTATCATTGCCTCTTTTGATGAGATGGAAGTGGGGCTAGTCGTTGATGGAGCGAATGATGTGCTTGATATTTCAAGTGACATCATTGAACCTCAGCCCGATGTTGTTGGTTCTATAGAAGCGGAATATATTACTGGGGTAGCTAAATTAGAGAAAAGGCTTTTAATTTTATTAAGCTTAGAAAAAGTGTTTAAGTAA
- a CDS encoding chemotaxis protein CheC: MSYIDQIQTLHLDILKEIGNIGAGHAATALSTLLNKKVDMKVPSVRIASFNEMMEMAGGADQEVVSVSLRIEGEASGNMFFILSLEQAENYIRNMTGDKQFSFQGMNGETIGYSAMQELGNILSGSYLSALSDFTQLQLYPSVPELAIDMFGAIISFGLVEASQYGDYAIVIDTVLKEEETGEEEEVKGHFFLLPAPFSFPTIFRALGVEMNE; the protein is encoded by the coding sequence ATGAGCTATATCGATCAAATTCAAACTCTCCACTTAGACATATTGAAAGAGATTGGAAATATAGGAGCGGGGCATGCGGCGACTGCTCTTTCTACACTTTTAAATAAAAAGGTAGATATGAAAGTGCCTAGCGTAAGGATTGCTAGTTTTAATGAAATGATGGAAATGGCAGGTGGAGCGGACCAAGAAGTGGTTAGTGTCAGCTTAAGGATAGAAGGAGAAGCGAGTGGAAATATGTTTTTCATCCTGTCTTTGGAACAAGCGGAAAATTATATTCGCAATATGACAGGCGATAAACAGTTTTCTTTTCAAGGAATGAATGGAGAAACCATTGGTTACTCTGCTATGCAAGAGCTAGGGAATATTTTGTCTGGGTCTTACTTATCAGCCTTAAGCGACTTTACACAACTGCAGCTTTATCCATCTGTCCCTGAATTAGCGATTGATATGTTTGGCGCCATTATTAGCTTTGGTTTAGTAGAAGCCTCTCAATATGGGGATTATGCAATTGTCATTGACACGGTACTTAAAGAAGAGGAGACAGGTGAAGAGGAGGAAGTGAAAGGGCATTTCTTTTTGCTTCCTGCTCCCTTCTCTTTCCCCACAATATTTCGTGCCTTGGGAGTCGAGATGAATGAATAG
- a CDS encoding chemotaxis protein CheD — translation MNRIKQIVKVGIAELNIVRSPDNIRTSGLGSCVGVVIYDEQQALAGMVHVMLPDSALAKTDNINKAKFADTGIRELLNILKREGAQMYRLKAKLAGGAQMFQFSPQSDSMRIGPRNVEAVKRKLREENIQIAAEDVGGNNGRTIEFDPDTCRLMIRTVNKGVREI, via the coding sequence ATGAATAGAATCAAACAAATCGTGAAAGTAGGGATTGCTGAGCTAAATATCGTTCGTTCTCCGGACAACATTCGGACATCAGGTCTAGGTTCTTGTGTTGGAGTTGTCATTTATGATGAACAGCAGGCTCTTGCAGGAATGGTTCATGTTATGTTACCAGACTCAGCTCTTGCTAAAACCGACAATATTAACAAAGCAAAATTTGCAGATACAGGAATCAGGGAACTACTTAACATTTTAAAAAGAGAAGGCGCTCAAATGTATAGATTAAAAGCAAAGCTTGCAGGCGGCGCCCAAATGTTTCAATTTAGCCCTCAAAGTGATTCTATGAGAATAGGGCCAAGAAATGTTGAAGCGGTCAAACGTAAATTGAGAGAAGAAAACATTCAGATTGCTGCTGAAGATGTTGGTGGTAATAACGGTCGAACCATTGAATTTGATCCGGACACGTGCCGGTTAATGATTCGAACGGTAAATAAAGGAGTTCGAGAAATATAA
- a CDS encoding FliA/WhiG family RNA polymerase sigma factor, producing MPRMNVNEEEKLWDAWLKSRDSQAGNLLVEKYMPLVSFHSQRISANLPRSVNKEDIKSLALMGLLDALTKFDPSRDLKFDTYASFRIRGAILDGLRKEDWLPRGTREKAKKIEAKIEEMEQKYLRRVTAVEVAEQLNLSEDEIHQTMTEHLFANVLSMDEHVQDSDHSDAKGFILKDEKTISPEEEVLKGELIQELVQEISKLTAKEQMVLSLFYHEELTLTEIGEVMSLSTSRISQIHSKAIFKLKNQLIKVNGTAPSLRKTN from the coding sequence ATGCCTAGGATGAATGTTAATGAAGAAGAAAAATTATGGGATGCTTGGTTAAAGAGTCGTGATAGCCAGGCAGGAAACTTGCTGGTGGAAAAGTATATGCCTCTTGTTTCTTTTCATTCGCAACGAATTTCAGCGAATTTGCCACGGAGCGTCAATAAAGAAGATATAAAAAGCTTAGCCTTAATGGGATTATTAGATGCATTAACTAAATTTGATCCGTCTAGGGATTTAAAGTTTGACACATATGCTTCCTTTCGAATTCGCGGCGCCATATTGGATGGTCTGAGAAAAGAAGATTGGCTACCGCGTGGTACAAGAGAAAAAGCGAAGAAGATCGAAGCGAAGATAGAGGAAATGGAGCAAAAATATTTGCGTCGTGTTACGGCTGTTGAAGTAGCGGAGCAGCTCAACTTAAGTGAAGATGAAATTCATCAAACCATGACTGAACACTTATTTGCCAATGTGCTTTCTATGGATGAACATGTACAAGATTCGGATCATTCTGATGCCAAAGGGTTTATATTAAAGGATGAGAAGACGATTTCACCGGAAGAGGAAGTTTTAAAAGGTGAGCTCATCCAAGAGCTTGTACAAGAAATTTCTAAGTTAACAGCAAAAGAGCAAATGGTGCTGAGCTTGTTTTATCATGAAGAACTGACTTTGACTGAAATAGGTGAAGTGATGAGCTTATCGACATCAAGAATCTCCCAAATTCATTCAAAAGCTATTTTCAAACTAAAAAACCAGCTGATAAAGGTGAATGGAACGGCGCCTTCATTAAGGAAAACAAATTAG